Proteins from a single region of Hordeum vulgare subsp. vulgare chromosome 6H, MorexV3_pseudomolecules_assembly, whole genome shotgun sequence:
- the LOC123400952 gene encoding WD repeat-containing protein 11-like, producing MMAAPPASPSVRSRGNAAGGGGSATSTMLPGPASRSNGGCIDLSTSGLLAHGAGSSVVVSDPRSMQLLCVLPMPSSSASSPASFVTAVRWAPTASAPPLAAADDAAGAEDDHRPLRLAAGDRHGRVAVWDARARAVLHLLSLDESRSVAPGTSGGVQDLCWIHHASGWLLASIHGPSLLCIWETSNNPRVLWMFDASPEYLSCLRRDPFDDRHLCALGLKGFLLSAVPRHDSDISLKEHRIVCGAGDVAELQRLEKEISAPAPAPALAAFPLFAARLCFSPLWRNILYAIYPRELVVFDLNYSIALSVASLPRGFGKFSDVMADTDLDLLYCTHADGKLSIWKRKEGEQVHLLHAVEELMPSIGTVVPPPAVLATTIWQSESIFRNIGKKSQDLAHMQSSESIIFDTKSNQDMYQGIMTYLTSISEDGKIWSWHLTFDKSVSSNKINLGTSKHSDAGTSNPRSNVLDFTIKINLMGQLHLLSSTVTTLAVPSPSLLATVARGGNNPAPAVPLVALGTQNGTIEVVDVLANAVSVSFAVHSSTVRGLRWLGNSRLVSFSYNQVSDKSGGYNNKLIITCLRSGLNRPFRVLQKPERAAIRALRASSSGRYLLIMFRDAPVEVWAMTKNPMMLRSLALPFTVLEWTLPAAPRPSQNASKQSSTSKEGTAAESSDETSESFAFALVNGALGVFEVQGRRIRDFRPKWPSSSFASSDGLVTAMAYRLPHVVMGDRSGNIRWWDVITGLSSSFSTHREGIRRIKFSPVVHGDRSRGRIAVLFYDNTFSIFDLDSADPLANALLHPQSPGTLVLELDWLSTRTRKDEPLVLCIAGADSSFRLVEVNTDTKINSASRLLTTKERFRPMPLCLPILFPTAHALALRMILQLGVKPSWFECNNSDKLASNSFKEGQSTFGDLRSYMIETTLPPIGDSVVAELLLKVLEPYRKDGCILDDGRAGLYSTIVNKGTCARFAFAAAIFGDFQEALFWLQLPQALQHSLDKSTSRSSEKGFESSVRADSEQTSTLNRIASSERSAARNAANDTEGYGQLSTMAFKQEQLWFNANERIPWHDKLDGEDALQKRIHELVSLGNLEAAVSLLLSTPPEGTNFYPNALRAVVLSSAVSRSLHELAVKVVAANMVRTDKSLSGTHLLCAVGKYQEACSQLQDAGCWIDAATLAATHLRGSDYARVLHRWAGYVLRGEQNMWRALILYVAAGAFPEALETLRSNQRPDTAALFLLACHEIYSQITKESKPADEVPGSATERSQKLLFPSKNVSDEDLIAVSEVFGQYQQKLIHLCMDMEPIVN from the exons ATGATGGCCGCGCCGCCCGCCTCCCCGTCGGTGCGATCGCGCGGCaatgcggccggcggcggcggcagcgccaCGTCGACGATGCTCCCGGGCCCCGCCAGCCGCAGCAACGGCGGCTGCATCGACCTCAGCACCTCGGGCCTCCTCGCGCACGGCGCCGGCAGCAGCGTCGTCGTCTCCGACCCGCGCTCCATGCAGCTCCTCTGCGTCCTCCCCatgccctcctcctccgcctcctcgccCGCCTCCTTCGTCACCGCCGTGCGCTGGGCGCCCACGGCCAGCGCGCCCCCACTCGCCGCAGCCGACGACGCCGCCGGCGCCGAGGACGATCACCGCCCGCTCCGCCTCGCCGCCGGCGACCGCCACGGCCGCGTCGCCGTCTGGGACGCCCGCGCGCGCGCCGTGCTGCACCTGCTCAGCCTCGACGAGTCCCGCAGCGTCGCGCCCGGCACCAGCGGGGGCGTCCAGGACCTCTGCTGGATCCACCACGCCTCCGGCTGGCTCCTCGCCTCCATCCACGGGCCCTCGCTGCTCTGCATCTGGGAGACCAGCAACAACCCCCGTGTGCTCTGGATGTTCGACGCCTCGCCCGAGTACCTCTCCTGCCTCCGCCGGGACCCCTTCGACGACCGCCACCTCTGCGCGCTCGGTCTCAAGGGCTTCCTCCTCTCCGCTGTGCCACGACATGACTCCGACATCTCGTTGAAGGAGCACCGGATCGTTTGCGGCGCCGGGGACGTGGCCGAGCTGCAGAGGCTGGAGAAGGAGATATCAGCGCCCGCGCCAGCCCCGGCGCTCGCAGCTTTCCCGCTCTTTGCGGCGAGGCTGTGCTTCTCCCCACTGTGGAGAAACATCCTATACGCCATATACCCTCGTGAGCTCGTCGTCTTTGATCTTAACTACAGCATTGCGCTCTCTGTTGCTTCATTGCCAAGGGGGTTCGGCAAGTTCTCGGATGTTATGGCCGATACTGATCTTGACCTGCTCTATTGCACGCATGCTGATGGCAAGCTGAGCATCTGGAAGCGCAAGGA GGGTGAacaagtgcatttgttgcatgcagTGGAAGAGCTCATGCCTTCGATTGGTACCGTTGTTCCTCCCCCGGCCGTTCTTGCTACTACGATCTGGCAGTCAGAGTCTATTTTTCGTAACATCGGCAAAAAATCTCAGGATTTGGCACATATGCAATCTTCAGAGTCTATTATCTTTGATACAAAGTCGAACCAGGACATGTATCAAGGGATCATGACATATCTGACATCAATATCTGAAGATGGCAAGATCTGGTCATGGCATTTGACTTTTGACAAGTCAGTATCTTCCAATAAAATTAATCTAG GTACATCGAAGCATAGTGATGCTGGAACTTCCAACCCACGCTCCAATGTGCTTGATTTTACAATAAAG ATTAATTTGATGGGCCAGCTTCATCTTTTGTCATCTACTGTCACTACTCTAGCGGTGCCATCCCCTTCTTTACTTGCCACAGTAGCCC GTGGTGGAAACAATCCTGCTCCAGCAGTACCGCTTGTTGCTCTAGGAACTCAAAATGGGACCATTGAAGTTGTTGACGTATTGGCTAATGCAGTTTCTGTCAGCTTTGCTGTTCATAGCAGCACAGTCAGAGGCCTAAGATGGCTTGGAAACTCACGCCTTGTTTCCTTCTCATATAATCAG GTTAGTGATAAGAGTGGAGGATACAATAATAAGCTTATTATCACATGCCTGAGAAGTGGGCTAAATCGCCCATTCCGTGTGCTCCAAAAGCCTGAACGCGCAGCAATAAGAGCATTGAGGGCATCTTCATCTGGAAG GTACCTTCTGATTATGTTTCGTGATGCTCCTGTTGAAGTGTGGGCCATGACAAAGAACCCGATGATG CTTAGATCCTTGGCTCTTCCTTTTACGGTGTTAGAATGGACACTGCCAGCGGCTCCACGACCAAGTCAGAATGCATCTAAGCAATCATCTACCTCCAAAG AGGGTACTGCTGCAGAAAGTTCTGATGAAACATCTGAAAGTTTTGCTTTTGCATTAGTCAATGGTGCTCTTGGTGTGTTTGAAGTGCAAGGACGGCGAATACGAGATTTTAG GCCAAAGTGGCCGTCATCATCATTTGCCTCTTCAGATGGCCTGGTTACTGCTATGGCTTATCGTCTTCCCCACGTT GTGATGGGTGATAGATCAGGCAACATTCGATGGTGGGACGTTATAACGggcctttcttcttcttttagcactcacAGGGAAGGCATTAGGAGGATTAAGTTTTCTCCTGTCGTTCATGGTGATCGGAGTAGAGGACGCATTGCTGTGCTCTTCTATGATAATACATTCTCTATATTTGACCTG GATAGTGCAGATCCCTTGGCAAATGCCCTTCTCCATCCACAATCTCCTGGCACACTCGTCTTGGAGCTTGATTGGTTATCAACCCGAACAAGGAAGGATGAACCACTTGTATTATGCATCGCTGGAGCTGATAGCAGCTTTCGTCTGGTTGAAGTTAACAC TGATACCAAGATCAATTCTGCTTCTAGGCTGCTGACTACAAAAGAGAGATTTAGGCCAATGCCATTATGCCTACCAATACTGTTCCCCACAGCACATGCTTTG GCTCTGCGTATGATTCTGCAGCTTGGTGTGAAGCCTTCTTGGTTTGAATGCAATAATAGTGATAAATTAGCCTCTAACAGCTTTAAGGAAGGACAGTCAACCTTTGGGGATCTTCGTTCATACATGATTGAGACAACACTTCCTCCTATTGGTGATTCTGTAGTGGCTGAATTGCTGCTTAAAGTGTTGGAGCCATACAGAAAGgatg GTTGCATCCTTGATGATGGAAGAGCCGGATTATATTCAACTATAGTAAATAAAGGAACTTGTGCAAGGTTTGCATTTGCTGCTGCTATTTTTGGTGATTTCCAAGAAGCACTTTTCTGGTTACAGCTTCCGCAAGCCCTTCAGCATTCCCTGGATAAATCAACAAGTAGATCAAGTGAGAAGGGCTTCGAATCAAGTGTACGTGCTGATTCTGAACAAACTTCCACATTAAATAGGATAGCTTCAAGCGAGAGGTCTGCAGCCAGAAATGCGGCCAACGATACTGAG GGTTATGGGCAATTAAGTACAATGGCATTTAAGCAAGAGCAATTGTGGTTCAATGCGAATGAAAGGATACCTTGGCATGACAAGCTTGATGGTGAAGATGCTTTGCAAAAGCGTATTCATGA GCTTGTCTCTCTTGGAAATTTGGAAGCTGCGGTGTCCTTGCTACTTTCAACTCCTCCTGAAGGGACAAATTTTTACCCTAATGCATTAAGAGCAGTTGTATTGTCATCTGCCGTGTCAAGATCTTTACATGAACTTGCAGTGAAG GTTGTTGCAGCCAATATGGTTAGAACGGACAAGTCATTATCTGGAACACATCTTCTCTGTGCTGTGGGGAAATATCAGGAAGCATGCTCTCAG CTTCAAGATGCTGGTTGCTGGATTGATGCTGCTACTTTGGCTGCAACTCATTTGCGTGGATCTGACTATGCAAG GGTACTGCACAGGTGGGCTGGTTATGTTCTTCGTGGTGAACAAAATATGTGGAG AGCTCTAATACTATATGTTGCTGCTGGAGCATTCCCGGAGGCTTTAGAGACGCTCCGCAGCAACCAGCGACCAGACACCGCCGCTCTGTTCTTGCTTGCCTGCCATGAGATCTATTCACAAATTACCAAAGAGTCCAAGCCTGCTGATGAGGTGCCTGGATCAGCAACGGAGCGGAGTCAAAAGCTCCTGTTCCCATCCAAGAATGTGAGTGACGAGGACCTCATCGCGGTCAGCGAGGTCTTCGGGCAGTACCAGCAGAAACTGATTCATCTTTGCATGGATATGGAACCAATTGTGAACTGA